A genomic stretch from Ureibacillus composti includes:
- a CDS encoding universal stress protein yields MYKHILLAADGSENAIRAAKEAAKIASCSNDSIIEVVYVADFEKAKTEVLHSGTSEALNIARRKKLQLIEQLFKEEKIQYKVTILHGTPGPEIVRYANEQKVDLIVVGSRGLNSLQEMVLGSVSHKVMKRVNCPALVVK; encoded by the coding sequence ATGTATAAACACATCTTATTAGCCGCAGATGGATCTGAAAATGCGATTCGTGCTGCAAAAGAGGCTGCGAAAATTGCATCCTGTAGCAATGATTCTATTATCGAAGTGGTGTACGTTGCAGATTTTGAAAAGGCAAAAACTGAAGTTTTACATTCCGGTACTAGTGAGGCTTTAAACATTGCGCGACGTAAAAAACTTCAGCTAATTGAGCAATTGTTTAAAGAGGAGAAAATTCAATATAAAGTAACAATTTTGCATGGTACACCAGGTCCAGAAATTGTGAGATATGCTAATGAGCAAAAAGTAGATCTTATCGTTGTTGGGAGTCGTGGCTTAAATAGCTTACAGGAAATGGTGTTAGGTAGTGTCAGTCATAAAGTGATGAAACGCGTAAACTGTCCAGCGCTAGTAGTTAAATAA
- a CDS encoding SulP family inorganic anion transporter: MQSLKQQWFGNIRGDILSGIVVALALIPEAIAFSIIAGVDPMVGLYASFTMAVVIAFAGGRPGMISAATGAMALVMVPLVRVYGLEYLFAATLLTGLIQIIFGVLKIAKLMKFIPNAVMIGFVNSLAILIFLAQVPHFIGISTMTYVFVAITLVLVYTLPRFIKVIPAPLIAIVILTVITLFSDVELRTIGDLGTITQTLPSFILPNVPLSLETLQIIFPFSLSLAIVGLVESLLTSQIVDDMTGTESNKNGEARGQGIANIVTGFFGGMAGCAMIGQSVINVKSGGRGRLSTLVAGLFLMFLILVLGDLVVKIPMPVLVGIMIMVCIGTFDWSSFKYLVKAPRADAIVMLTTVIIVVWTHNLSIGVISGVILSAIFFVVKISTVKIQQEGNRFIVEGQLFFASTEGFIEYFKNINIEGKTVQIDFSNSRIWDDSGVGALLKVEELLGDKGITVEVIELDSPSKKVMAKLEGMSSSH, translated from the coding sequence ATGCAAAGTTTAAAACAACAATGGTTTGGCAATATACGTGGAGACATTTTATCGGGGATTGTCGTTGCACTCGCCCTTATTCCTGAAGCAATTGCCTTTTCAATTATAGCCGGGGTTGACCCTATGGTTGGTCTTTATGCCTCATTTACAATGGCAGTCGTTATTGCATTTGCAGGCGGAAGACCCGGAATGATTTCTGCTGCTACGGGTGCTATGGCACTTGTCATGGTCCCATTAGTTAGAGTCTATGGACTTGAATACTTATTTGCAGCAACTCTCTTAACTGGTCTTATACAAATTATTTTTGGTGTCTTAAAAATTGCCAAGTTGATGAAATTTATTCCAAATGCAGTCATGATTGGCTTTGTTAATTCATTAGCTATATTAATCTTTTTAGCACAAGTACCACATTTTATTGGCATCTCAACGATGACTTATGTATTTGTCGCGATCACATTAGTTTTAGTTTATACATTACCGCGTTTTATAAAAGTGATTCCAGCACCACTCATTGCTATTGTAATACTTACAGTAATCACCCTATTTAGTGATGTAGAATTACGAACAATTGGGGATTTAGGAACGATTACGCAAACTTTACCATCCTTCATTCTACCGAATGTTCCTTTATCTTTAGAGACATTACAAATTATTTTCCCATTCTCCCTTTCACTAGCAATCGTAGGATTAGTAGAATCTTTACTCACTTCTCAAATTGTTGATGATATGACAGGAACAGAAAGTAACAAAAATGGAGAAGCAAGAGGACAAGGAATTGCAAATATTGTGACAGGTTTCTTCGGTGGAATGGCTGGTTGTGCAATGATCGGTCAATCGGTTATAAACGTAAAATCAGGTGGCCGAGGACGCTTATCTACTCTGGTTGCAGGGTTATTCTTAATGTTTTTAATACTTGTTCTAGGTGATTTAGTTGTTAAAATCCCAATGCCCGTCCTCGTAGGTATTATGATCATGGTATGTATCGGAACATTTGATTGGAGCTCTTTTAAATATTTAGTAAAAGCACCTAGAGCTGATGCAATTGTGATGTTAACTACTGTTATAATCGTAGTTTGGACACATAATTTATCGATTGGCGTTATTTCGGGAGTCATCCTAAGCGCTATTTTCTTCGTTGTCAAAATATCTACTGTAAAGATCCAACAAGAAGGAAATCGATTTATTGTTGAAGGTCAGTTATTCTTCGCATCAACAGAGGGATTCATCGAATACTTTAAAAATATTAATATTGAAGGTAAAACAGTTCAAATCGATTTTTCTAACAGTCGGATTTGGGATGATTCAGGGGTAGGAGCACTCCTGAAAGTAGAAGAACTATTAGGTGATAAAGGAATTACTGTCGAAGTCATAGAACTTGATTCGCCAAGTAAAAAGGTAATGGCTAAACTCGAAGGAATGTCTTCATCTCATTAA
- a CDS encoding recombinase family protein, protein MIYGYVRPLYDDADCKDQLKKINSSDITIFQEAHGAPKKRIELERMLMDIQRGDTVIVEKMFVLADTSRHLMELLKLCEKDGVTIHFINEGINSNELLSISLQDMVDFFIHFQTDIVKQSTTLGIVHAKERGKSIGRPKKSDDNVKKAITMYHSGKFTLLDIKNETGISKSTLYRYLETTEEEK, encoded by the coding sequence ATGATTTATGGTTATGTAAGACCTTTATATGATGATGCAGATTGTAAAGACCAGTTGAAAAAGATCAATAGCTCAGACATAACAATTTTCCAGGAAGCACACGGCGCTCCTAAAAAACGTATTGAACTTGAGAGAATGCTTATGGATATACAAAGGGGTGATACGGTAATTGTCGAAAAAATGTTTGTCCTAGCTGATACTTCAAGGCACCTGATGGAGTTATTAAAATTATGTGAAAAAGACGGAGTGACGATTCACTTCATTAACGAAGGAATCAATAGCAATGAATTGTTATCAATTTCTTTGCAGGATATGGTGGATTTCTTTATTCATTTCCAAACAGATATAGTCAAACAATCTACAACACTGGGAATTGTTCATGCAAAAGAGCGGGGGAAAAGCATAGGACGGCCAAAAAAATCTGATGATAATGTAAAAAAAGCAATTACCATGTATCACTCAGGAAAATTTACACTACTAGATATTAAAAATGAAACAGGTATTAGCAAATCAACCCTGTATCGTTATTTAGAAACAACCGAAGAAGAAAAATAG
- a CDS encoding EAL domain-containing protein — protein MRWNEIRMNILNQFLKKRNDIGNQQFFSDYAKVTTYFPKIVIVCSTDRQIISINNETELEKLLGYTPKQTTDFKKLFSNEVNQMLTTAFNHALEGREESHEIQLNRIDGKTRYLSVTFAPIIRNKGVHRVYIIVHNITEQVELKDLAYLREKHLNYAQQIAKVGSWEYLIKEDQLYYSEYFYDLFGLEHTRHYTMDKLFKLVHPEDYERSYKFVKEAYQGKNFRNEFRIFHGKTNELRYIKVEAEVLNQNENPYKLIGVVKDFTNEKLLEKALTEAIENYEYIFDNLSAGIWMREYINGNFKFASKGLETILEVPINTLYSNPNIWKEMIHPEDKAEVTQNISRIAIGESIQMLYRLICPSRETKWLLEQVVPRQNAKGEIYQIFGLVSDVTKEIENQERLTYLGQYDELTGLPNLSSLNKKLDVCCKTKEAFALLHLDIDRFHLINDSLGYHIGDEALKIIANRLKEKVPHEGYLARLNSNDFIMIIPIEGNEKVVFELADQIMENISQPFVIQDYEMNLSTSIGIAFYPIDGSQTLALLESAHSALYQAKRHGKNNYQPYSNSKGPTTLRKYILDRDMRMAISREEFEVYLQPQIETQNYSIKGAEALIRWNHRELGMISPGDFIPLAEENHMIIQITDWIIEKVCSLFKNWKERGIPIFPISINVPPIRFMKNGLVDYMEKMIREYDISPEYIEFEITEGSLLRSETSVIETLQALRTLGVKIAIDDFGTGYSSLESLRKFKPDTIKIDQIFIKNIHKDDSVDQGIISSILYLGKKLGMKIIAEGVEKNEHLTFLQQNECPYIQGYLFSMPVPIKEYEKMLQEGVIKLDKKLKIKDLIKEKRKHFRFELPHPVVGQMIISGVNNERLNTSSIPILLENISLGGIKFSTNYKIPVDSNIKYKFEFNLCDIRVEAYGDLRWFEEKCSDTYCYGVRFHLNQSIEKRIETIIRRLPMLGKGHETSLQ, from the coding sequence ATGAGATGGAATGAAATAAGGATGAATATCCTTAACCAGTTTTTAAAGAAAAGAAACGACATAGGAAATCAACAATTTTTTAGTGATTATGCAAAGGTTACTACATACTTTCCTAAGATCGTGATTGTGTGTTCCACTGACAGGCAAATTATTTCTATTAATAACGAAACCGAATTAGAAAAATTATTAGGTTATACCCCGAAACAAACAACAGATTTTAAAAAATTATTTAGTAACGAAGTTAATCAAATGCTTACAACAGCATTTAATCATGCGTTAGAGGGTAGAGAGGAAAGTCATGAAATTCAACTGAATCGAATTGACGGAAAAACAAGATACTTATCTGTAACGTTTGCCCCCATTATACGAAACAAAGGTGTACACCGTGTTTATATTATCGTTCATAATATTACAGAACAAGTTGAGTTAAAAGACTTGGCGTACCTTAGAGAAAAGCATTTAAATTACGCTCAACAAATTGCTAAGGTAGGTAGTTGGGAGTATCTAATTAAAGAGGACCAATTATACTATTCGGAATATTTTTATGACCTTTTTGGATTAGAACATACTCGTCATTATACGATGGACAAGCTGTTTAAACTGGTACATCCAGAAGATTATGAACGGTCATATAAATTTGTAAAAGAAGCGTATCAGGGGAAGAACTTTCGAAATGAATTTAGAATTTTCCATGGAAAAACAAATGAATTACGCTATATAAAAGTAGAAGCAGAAGTATTAAATCAAAATGAAAATCCATATAAATTAATCGGAGTAGTTAAGGACTTTACCAATGAAAAACTTTTGGAAAAAGCTTTAACGGAAGCCATTGAAAACTATGAATATATCTTTGATAACTTATCTGCTGGCATATGGATGCGAGAATATATCAATGGTAATTTTAAGTTTGCTTCAAAGGGACTTGAGACCATTCTTGAAGTTCCAATTAACACATTATATTCTAATCCAAATATTTGGAAAGAAATGATCCACCCCGAAGATAAAGCAGAAGTAACCCAAAACATTAGTCGAATAGCTATAGGTGAAAGTATCCAAATGCTCTATCGTCTAATTTGTCCTAGCAGGGAAACGAAGTGGTTATTGGAACAAGTAGTGCCAAGACAAAATGCTAAAGGTGAGATTTATCAAATCTTTGGATTAGTATCAGACGTAACAAAAGAAATCGAAAATCAAGAAAGATTAACTTATTTAGGCCAATATGACGAATTAACAGGGTTACCAAACCTATCAAGCCTAAATAAAAAGTTAGATGTTTGCTGTAAAACAAAGGAAGCATTTGCATTGCTCCATTTAGATATTGATCGATTTCATCTCATTAATGATTCTTTAGGATATCATATTGGGGATGAAGCATTAAAAATCATTGCCAATCGTTTAAAAGAAAAGGTGCCCCATGAAGGATACTTAGCTCGCTTAAATAGTAACGACTTTATTATGATCATACCCATTGAAGGAAACGAAAAAGTAGTATTTGAATTGGCTGATCAAATAATGGAAAATATTTCTCAGCCATTTGTCATTCAAGATTATGAAATGAATCTATCTACAAGTATTGGCATTGCTTTTTACCCAATTGACGGTAGTCAAACATTAGCTCTACTTGAGAGTGCACATTCAGCGCTTTATCAGGCAAAGCGGCATGGGAAAAATAATTATCAACCTTATTCTAATTCAAAGGGCCCAACCACACTAAGAAAGTATATTTTAGATCGCGATATGCGCATGGCTATTAGTCGTGAGGAGTTTGAAGTTTATCTCCAACCGCAGATTGAAACCCAGAATTACTCCATTAAGGGTGCTGAAGCCTTAATTCGTTGGAACCATAGGGAACTTGGGATGATTTCACCTGGTGACTTTATTCCCCTAGCGGAAGAAAACCATATGATTATTCAAATAACAGATTGGATTATTGAAAAGGTATGTAGTCTATTTAAGAATTGGAAAGAGCGCGGTATACCCATTTTCCCGATTTCTATTAATGTTCCACCTATTCGATTTATGAAAAATGGTCTAGTTGATTATATGGAAAAAATGATAAGGGAATATGATATCTCACCCGAATATATTGAATTTGAAATTACAGAAGGTTCATTATTGAGAAGTGAAACTAGTGTCATTGAAACTTTACAAGCACTAAGAACGTTAGGGGTTAAAATTGCTATTGATGATTTTGGAACAGGTTACTCTTCTCTAGAGTCCTTACGAAAATTTAAGCCCGATACAATTAAAATTGATCAAATCTTTATTAAAAATATTCATAAAGATGATTCTGTAGATCAGGGGATTATTTCTTCCATATTATATTTAGGAAAAAAATTAGGGATGAAGATAATTGCCGAAGGAGTAGAGAAGAATGAACATCTTACATTCTTACAACAAAACGAATGTCCCTATATTCAGGGGTATTTATTTTCCATGCCTGTTCCAATTAAAGAGTATGAAAAGATGCTTCAAGAAGGGGTAATAAAGCTAGATAAGAAATTAAAAATAAAAGATTTAATAAAGGAGAAGCGAAAACATTTTCGTTTTGAATTACCTCATCCAGTAGTAGGGCAAATGATTATTAGTGGGGTGAATAATGAAAGACTAAATACTAGTTCCATTCCTATTTTGTTAGAAAACATTAGCTTAGGGGGAATAAAATTTTCAACAAATTATAAAATCCCAGTGGACTCAAACATAAAATATAAATTTGAATTTAATCTTTGTGATATTAGGGTAGAGGCTTATGGTGATTTAAGATGGTTTGAAGAAAAATGTAGTGATACCTATTGTTATGGGGTTAGATTTCACTTGAATCAAAGTATTGAAAAACGGATTGAAACGATTATTCGCCGTCTTCCGATGTTAGGGAAAGGTCACGAAACATCCTTGCAATAG
- a CDS encoding YugN family protein, whose amino-acid sequence MIELETDLVGKHAHFGTLRDYIKKYGFSIGGNWEYDRGSFDTILHQDQEEGETIYLRLPFKVLTGQLDDYNTDIIFQKPYVIKHVANIGLEYDGSSLADATGFSQFQTPADQDGQIQDKGKWIQAGEQLVVEKVLPHVN is encoded by the coding sequence ATGATTGAATTAGAAACTGATCTAGTTGGAAAACATGCACATTTCGGGACGTTGCGTGATTATATCAAAAAATACGGATTTTCCATTGGCGGAAATTGGGAATATGACAGAGGTAGCTTTGATACAATCCTCCACCAAGACCAAGAGGAAGGCGAAACCATTTATCTTCGATTACCTTTTAAAGTTCTAACTGGGCAATTGGATGATTATAATACGGATATTATTTTCCAAAAACCATATGTTATTAAACATGTGGCTAACATTGGATTAGAGTATGATGGAAGTTCGTTAGCAGATGCGACTGGATTTAGCCAATTCCAAACACCCGCCGATCAAGATGGGCAAATTCAAGACAAAGGCAAATGGATCCAAGCTGGTGAACAATTAGTAGTGGAGAAAGTACTTCCACATGTAAATTAA
- a CDS encoding protein kinase: MKEKKYHHLVRHYIEQETDFHFIKELGVGSYGVAYLLLHSKSGNQYVLKRMKTKHLRKKKLHEKFQQEISMLNEINIPNIPSVYTQGKLQDVPFYIMDFVDGKTFEQTIFEDRETFTLAQSLEITKQLLQLVMTIHEKGIVHRDLRIPNILINEDGLHIIDFGLAAYLNPNLKVDKIDNPKKVESHISDLYFVGHFLLFLLYSNYTPTERKERSWQEELHLPIEVVDYIERLLILRSPFSSTKEALNSIPEDFLKKT, translated from the coding sequence ATGAAGGAAAAAAAGTACCATCATTTGGTGAGACATTATATTGAACAAGAAACTGATTTTCATTTTATAAAAGAACTTGGGGTAGGTTCCTATGGGGTCGCTTACCTCCTTTTACATTCTAAAAGTGGAAATCAGTACGTACTTAAACGAATGAAAACAAAACATCTTCGTAAAAAAAAGCTGCATGAAAAATTCCAACAGGAAATTTCAATGTTAAATGAAATCAACATTCCAAACATCCCTTCCGTGTACACACAGGGGAAACTGCAAGACGTACCATTTTATATAATGGATTTTGTGGATGGAAAGACATTTGAGCAAACTATTTTTGAAGATAGGGAAACCTTTACCCTCGCACAATCACTGGAGATCACCAAACAGTTACTTCAGCTTGTGATGACCATTCATGAGAAAGGTATCGTTCATCGTGATCTGCGTATTCCTAATATATTAATAAACGAAGATGGTTTACACATTATAGACTTTGGATTAGCAGCCTATTTGAATCCAAACCTAAAAGTCGATAAAATAGATAATCCTAAAAAAGTGGAAAGTCATATTAGTGATTTGTATTTTGTTGGCCATTTTTTACTATTTTTGCTCTATTCAAACTATACCCCTACAGAGCGAAAGGAGCGTAGTTGGCAAGAAGAATTGCATTTACCTATTGAAGTGGTTGATTATATTGAACGACTATTAATTCTCCGCTCCCCTTTTTCAAGTACTAAGGAAGCATTAAATTCAATACCTGAAGACTTTCTGAAAAAGACGTAA
- a CDS encoding sodium:solute symporter family protein: protein MDTQFIVSLAIILATFALYIWIAIFNKAKETSEFYVAGRGVPPIWNGMAIGADWMSAASFIGMAGTIMVLGYDGLAYIMGWTGGYLLLTFLLAPQLRKSGSYTVPEFIGDRFLNKAALIIAAICTMIISFTYSIGQLSGSGVVIGRLFEIDAKLGTMIGVVLIAFYAAFGGMKGITWTQVAQYLVLIIAYLVPVIFMSLQITGNPIPWLSYGDIVGKLGALDRELGLSEYFAPFEKGTKWQFLALMFTLMAGTAGLPHVIARFYTVSTMKAARWSGAWALLFIGLLYFSAPAYAAFSRFILMTQVAGSKISELPAWTKTWVDTGLLKVADTSGDGILQWNELIIANDIVVMATPEIANLGAFVIGLVAAGAMAAALSTAGGLLIAISSAFAHDIYYRILKPTATEKQRMKVARITIVVATLLAGLIALDPPGAITQIVAWAFAIATGTFFPALVLGVWWKRSNAAGLIAGLLVGLGVTLTYIFAAKFGGFTILGIIDTGAGVFGAIAAFAANIIVSLATKPPSQEIQDAVINLRYPEQMTYKDGEIYMED, encoded by the coding sequence TTGGATACACAGTTTATCGTTTCGTTAGCGATTATCTTAGCCACATTCGCCCTATATATTTGGATCGCAATCTTTAACAAGGCGAAGGAAACTTCTGAGTTCTACGTTGCTGGACGTGGTGTACCTCCAATTTGGAACGGGATGGCAATTGGTGCCGACTGGATGAGTGCCGCTTCCTTCATCGGTATGGCGGGAACAATCATGGTTCTAGGTTACGATGGATTAGCTTATATTATGGGTTGGACTGGTGGCTATTTATTATTAACTTTTTTACTTGCACCACAATTAAGAAAGTCAGGAAGTTATACAGTACCTGAATTCATTGGAGACCGCTTTCTAAATAAAGCTGCACTGATTATTGCGGCAATTTGTACGATGATTATTAGTTTTACTTATTCAATCGGGCAATTATCTGGATCTGGAGTAGTAATTGGACGTTTATTTGAAATTGATGCGAAGCTTGGTACTATGATTGGAGTTGTATTAATTGCATTCTATGCTGCTTTCGGTGGAATGAAAGGAATCACTTGGACTCAAGTTGCTCAGTATCTTGTGTTAATTATTGCATACTTAGTACCAGTAATATTTATGTCCCTACAAATTACAGGTAATCCAATACCATGGCTATCTTACGGGGATATAGTAGGTAAATTAGGTGCACTCGATCGGGAACTTGGTTTATCCGAGTATTTTGCACCATTTGAAAAGGGAACAAAATGGCAATTCCTTGCACTTATGTTTACTTTAATGGCAGGTACAGCAGGACTTCCACATGTAATTGCCCGTTTCTACACAGTATCAACAATGAAAGCTGCACGTTGGTCTGGTGCATGGGCGCTATTATTCATCGGATTATTATACTTCTCAGCTCCTGCCTATGCTGCATTTTCTCGTTTTATTTTAATGACTCAAGTTGCTGGAAGCAAAATCTCTGAGTTACCTGCATGGACGAAAACATGGGTGGATACTGGACTATTAAAGGTAGCTGATACAAGCGGTGACGGAATTCTTCAGTGGAATGAATTGATTATAGCAAACGATATCGTCGTAATGGCAACACCAGAGATTGCAAATTTAGGGGCTTTCGTCATAGGGTTAGTTGCTGCAGGCGCAATGGCAGCAGCGTTATCAACAGCAGGAGGACTACTCATCGCCATTTCATCTGCCTTTGCCCACGATATTTATTATCGTATTTTAAAACCTACTGCTACTGAAAAACAGCGTATGAAAGTGGCACGTATTACAATCGTTGTGGCAACTCTTTTGGCTGGTTTAATTGCACTCGATCCTCCAGGTGCCATTACGCAAATCGTTGCTTGGGCATTCGCAATTGCAACAGGTACTTTCTTCCCCGCTCTCGTGTTAGGAGTTTGGTGGAAACGTTCCAACGCAGCAGGGTTAATTGCTGGTTTACTTGTTGGGTTAGGTGTAACACTCACTTATATCTTTGCAGCTAAATTTGGAGGCTTCACTATTCTAGGAATCATTGACACTGGAGCAGGTGTCTTCGGAGCAATTGCTGCATTTGCTGCAAATATTATTGTATCTTTAGCAACTAAACCACCTTCACAAGAAATTCAAGATGCCGTCATCAACCTACGTTACCCAGAACAAATGACGTACAAAGACGGAGAAATATATATGGAAGACTAA
- a CDS encoding DUF4212 domain-containing protein, which yields MRKIDKSVANGYFREKNTYMVIYFIIWAVVSYGVVLLAEPLSTIYFNGFPFHYFMGAQGALAVFIVLLFVNAIVGDKIDKKYGINDKKNEEIGMGSTVDH from the coding sequence ATGAGAAAAATTGATAAGAGTGTCGCTAATGGTTATTTCCGAGAGAAAAATACGTATATGGTCATTTACTTCATCATATGGGCAGTAGTGTCTTACGGTGTTGTGCTTTTAGCTGAACCACTTAGTACGATTTATTTTAATGGCTTCCCATTCCATTATTTTATGGGAGCACAAGGGGCACTAGCTGTCTTTATCGTCCTACTATTCGTGAATGCAATTGTTGGAGATAAAATTGATAAGAAATATGGCATCAATGATAAGAAAAATGAAGAAATTGGTATGGGAAGTACGGTTGATCATTAA
- a CDS encoding DinB family protein, with protein sequence MDKLAKTREDLWLSISGLTNEQANEVIEEGTWSIAQVLEHLHLMESNVVRGITDALLSDEKLKAEQKSLEFVKDRTHKVKAPDNLVPSNDFKVLDRLKEELTNTRKALLECIKDIKEDDFNEISFIHRRFGVLTIKQWVSLVGFHEQRHINQIEEIKQNLKLSKERL encoded by the coding sequence ATGGACAAGTTGGCAAAAACGAGAGAAGACTTATGGTTAAGTATTAGTGGATTGACAAATGAACAAGCGAACGAGGTGATCGAAGAGGGGACCTGGTCAATTGCTCAGGTTCTTGAACACCTTCATTTAATGGAAAGTAATGTTGTACGGGGGATTACAGATGCATTGTTAAGTGATGAGAAACTTAAGGCAGAACAAAAGTCGTTAGAATTTGTAAAGGATCGTACTCATAAAGTTAAGGCTCCGGATAATCTTGTTCCATCAAATGATTTTAAAGTGTTAGATCGACTTAAAGAAGAATTAACGAATACAAGAAAAGCTTTATTGGAATGTATTAAGGATATCAAAGAAGATGATTTTAATGAAATTTCATTTATACATCGAAGATTTGGCGTGCTTACCATTAAACAATGGGTTTCTCTAGTTGGATTTCATGAACAGCGTCATATTAACCAAATAGAGGAAATAAAACAGAACCTTAAATTGAGCAAAGAAAGACTATAA
- a CDS encoding DUF2179 domain-containing protein, protein MLNILLILVLQLVYVPLLTLRTIFLVKNLTFLAAVFGILEMLIYVFGLSLVFNGDQSLLAMVVYAVGFGLGMFLGTKIENKLAIGYVYVTINTQNKNQELIDTLRQNGFAITTYVGEGRDSDRYKYEILAKRNREKELFQLVELIEPKAFIISYEPKSFKGGFLVDRMRKMKKM, encoded by the coding sequence ATGCTTAATATATTGCTAATTTTAGTGTTACAACTTGTATATGTACCTTTATTAACTCTGCGGACTATTTTCTTAGTAAAAAATCTTACTTTTTTAGCTGCCGTATTTGGAATTTTAGAAATGCTCATCTATGTATTTGGACTATCACTTGTCTTTAATGGAGACCAAAGTTTACTTGCTATGGTGGTCTATGCAGTAGGGTTTGGGCTTGGAATGTTTTTAGGAACAAAAATTGAAAATAAATTAGCTATTGGTTATGTTTATGTCACAATTAATACTCAAAATAAAAATCAAGAGTTAATTGATACGTTACGACAAAATGGATTTGCCATTACAACTTATGTTGGTGAAGGGCGAGATAGCGATCGATATAAATATGAAATTTTAGCAAAACGTAATCGAGAAAAGGAATTGTTCCAACTTGTTGAGTTGATAGAACCAAAAGCGTTTATTATTTCTTATGAACCGAAATCATTTAAAGGCGGGTTTTTAGTTGACCGCATGCGTAAAATGAAAAAAATGTAA
- a CDS encoding TerC family protein — protein sequence MSEEILGTYASMLDWHIWAKILTSSEAWGLILSLAVMECILSADNALVLSAFVRPLPKEQQKKALVYGLWGAYIFRFIFIGLGTVLIKFWPIKLIGALYLLYLGFKFFRDKRKSNMEEDEIDSSPKGWLVKVFGLFWATVISVELMDLAFSVDSILTALAISEEVWVVLLGGMIGILLMRGIATFFISLMNRVPELETTAYVLIIFIAIKMGLTLVNIHIPNDIFLSVLVLAFLLTFILHALKVKKGKVSH from the coding sequence ATGTCTGAAGAAATTTTAGGAACCTATGCTTCTATGTTAGATTGGCACATATGGGCAAAAATTCTAACGAGCTCAGAAGCATGGGGGTTAATACTCTCATTAGCGGTAATGGAATGTATTTTGTCTGCAGATAATGCCCTAGTGCTGTCTGCCTTTGTACGACCTTTACCGAAGGAACAGCAAAAAAAGGCACTAGTGTATGGTCTATGGGGAGCCTATATTTTCCGATTTATCTTTATTGGTCTTGGAACAGTTTTAATTAAATTTTGGCCTATAAAATTAATAGGTGCTCTATATTTGTTGTATTTAGGATTTAAGTTTTTTAGAGATAAAAGAAAAAGTAATATGGAAGAGGATGAAATAGATTCTTCACCTAAGGGGTGGTTAGTGAAAGTTTTTGGATTGTTTTGGGCTACTGTTATTAGTGTAGAACTTATGGATTTGGCATTTTCAGTTGATAGTATTTTGACTGCGCTAGCTATTTCTGAGGAAGTTTGGGTAGTTTTACTTGGTGGCATGATTGGAATCCTTCTGATGCGCGGAATTGCGACGTTCTTTATAAGTCTCATGAACAGGGTTCCGGAATTAGAGACTACAGCCTATGTGTTAATTATTTTTATCGCTATAAAAATGGGACTTACTCTTGTAAATATACATATCCCAAATGATATTTTCCTTTCAGTACTTGTATTAGCATTCCTACTTACATTCATTTTACATGCGTTAAAAGTGAAGAAAGGAAAAGTGTCTCATTAA